The genomic window CATTACATTCGCCTCAAAATGCGGAGGCGCTGTAATATGTGTCGCACTTTTGACAAATGCCACTGTATCGCTTAGTTCATGCATATGCTTTTGACAATCGACACAGCCTTGCATATGCTTTTTCAGCTCTTGTTCATGCTCACGTGTAATATCGCCATCTAAATAATCATGCATATAGTCAATATAATGTTCAGGACACGTTCTCATGCGAATTCTCCTCCTACAAATTGTTTAACTGCTTGCGAAGTGCTTCCCGACCACGATGAATACGTGTCTTTACTGTGCCAAGGGGCATATCAAGAATTTCACTAATTTCTTGTAGCGATAGCTCTTCAATGTATTTTAAAACAATGACAGAGCGATATTTGTCTGGCAATCGGCTAATCTCGTATTGAATGCGGTCCTGTAGCTCCATCTGCATCGCTGCTTCCTCTGGTAGCTGCTCATCTGCTGCAATTTGTGAATACATATCTAAACCATCCGTCCCTGCTACTTCCGCATCTAAATAATAATCCGGCTTCTTTTTACGAATGCGGTCAATGCAAAGATTCGTGGCTATACGATATATCCACGTTGAAAATTTCCTTTTTTGATCGTATGAGTGCAAATTAATATACGCACGTACAAATGCCTCTTGTGCAATATCCTCTGCCTCCTGCTTGTTGCCAAGCATTCGATAACAAATTTGATACAGCTTGTGCTGATAGAGGTTCACAATATCGGCGTATGCGTTTTGATCACCTTTAAGCACTTGCCTTATTCTCTTGTTCACTAACGCATCCATCGTGCCAATCCTCTCTACCTTCTCAGCTGTTACTACCATATACGAACAACCTTAAGAAAGGTTTCAGTTTTTTCTTTTTATTATACCAAAAATTAAACAGGAAATTGTAGTAAATTCAATTTTGTTTAGATTCTGTATAGCAATGTCATGAATTGTGGAATAAGGTTCATCAAATTACAGAAGAGTTAAGTGGAAAGGGGCTGTCCAAAAAGCCGTGCATAGGCGGCATTTTGGACAGTAGCAATGGTGTTTCACAAAATATTGATTCATTTAAACAGAAAACGCCTCTTTTAAAAATGTGATGAACATTGGTTTTATCGTGTTATCCCTCAGTAAAAGGGAAGCGATGAAAACATTTATTTCAATGCGATGTCAAATCAAAATGGACTTTTCGGACAGCTCCTTGTGTCAAATAATGGAGGAATTAATGGCTGATTATACTTTACACTAACGTCTCGCCGAATAATGAGCCAATTAGCGCAACAGCTACATTCGCCGTTTTGTTTTTATCGTCTAATATTGGATTAACTTCTACAAATTCTACAGAAGTAATCATTTCCGACTCTTGCAGCATTTCCATAGCAAGATGGCTCTCGCGATATGTAATACCTCCCGCTACAGGTGTACCAACACCAGGCGTGTATAATGGGTCTAAACCATCCAAGTCTAATGATAAATGCACACCATCAACACCGCGCTTCTGTAAATAACGAATCGCATCTTCCATAACTGCCGTCATACCAAGACGGTCAATTTCATGCATCGTGTAAACTTTAATATTTTTTTCCTTAATTAACTCACGCTCACCCTCATCTACAGAGCGAGCACCGATAATAATGATATTTTCCGCTTTTACTTTCGGTCCCGCATGGTGAATCGAAGTTAAACGCTCATGACCAAGACCAAGGCTTACCGCAAGTGGCATACCGTGTATATTACCAGATGGTGTTGATTCTGGTGTATTAATATCAGCATGGGCATCAAACCAAATCACACCTAAGTTTTTATATTTCTCAAGCCCTGCTAATGTACCAATTGCAATGCTATGGTCGCCGCCTAGTACAAGGGGAGTGCGTTTGTCATTTACTGCTCCTTCTACCTTTTGCGCTAGCTTCGAGCATACTTCTACAACTTCATCTAAATTTAATAATTTCTCATTTTGCTCCTGCTTTACTGGCACCTTTTCTACACGGATATCGCCTTCATCCTTCACTGTATATCCTAACGCCTCCAAACGTTCCACAACCCCTGCATAACGAATAGCGCTTGGTCCCATATCCACACCGCGGCGTCTTTGTCCATAATCTGATGGTACCCCAATAATAGCTACTGATTTATTCATGTTTTTCAAATCTCCCTTCCATAATACCCTTATTGTAAAACGAGATAGCCTGTTGGCTCAACTCGACATTTTTATGTATAATTATTCGTTATTTTTATAAATACATATCACCTAGAATCTTAATAAAACATGCAGATTCATTATATATAAAGCACTTAATCATTATAGATTAAGATAAGCGAGGCCCTTATTTTTTATACATTCCAATTTTCTACAAAAAAATATAGGGAAAGTAGTGGATCTACTTTCCCTGCATCATATCCAATTATATTATTTAAAAGTAATATAATTGTGAAAAACTTTATTCCACGCTATTCGAATGATTCATCATCTAATAGGACTACATCTTTTGAAGCCGTATAAATACGAGATAGGAACGCTACAAATTGGGCGCGTGTGACAGATTCGTTTGGACGAAATTCGCCATTATCTCCAAGCGCAATTCCCTCACGCTCAAGTACTGCAATATACCCCGCACTCCAATGTGCGCTATCGACATCAATAAATGAAGTCGTCCCTTCAGGTGTTAACCCGAGTACACCAACAAGTATCTTTGCTAGCTGCGCTCGTGTCATTTTTTCTGTAGGTAAAAAAGCACCATTTACACCATCGACAATCCTTGCCTGTTGCAATACTTTAATTGCGTCATAATAAGGATGGGCGGGTGAAACATCTGTGAAATCACTTGCTAGTCGTACTGGTTCGAATGAAAAGGCTCTTGTCAGCAGTGCTGCTACATGCATACGGCTTACTGATTCGTTCGGTCGGAATGTACCGTCCTCATAGCCTTGAATAATGCCTTGTGCTGTCAAGGCTTCAATCATTTCCTTTGCCCAATGATTCTCAATATCTTTGAAGGTCTTTTCAGTAGGTAGTTCCTTAGCTAGCTCTATCCATTTAGCGTAAAGAGTGAGATTTTCCGTTACTAGCGTATCCCCCACCCATCTTTCTGTTAGTGTTTTATCTGTATACCAGCCCTCAAACATAAAGCCCTCTTTTATTGGAACAGGTAAATCAAAAATCCTTGTATTATGATTAATCTCTATTGCTTCTAAAAGTTCGCCACCACTGGTTTCAAAGAAGATTTTAATCGGTATTGCTATGTTGCTATCTCTATCCAATGGCGGATTAGAAGAACTACCGCCTCCTGATGCTGGCGGATTAGAAGGGTTCTTTTCTTCATTTAATGTATTCGATTTCCATTGTGCATACAAACGAACATTCCCTGCCTTCATTCGGAAGGTTGTGTTTACGGCATAGGCGGTTCCTTTTCCATCTGCTTGCGTATTCCAGCCTGTAAAAGTATAACCGGCTTTCACTAGATTTCCGCTATTTCCTTGCACTGTTACTAGGGTATTTTCTTCATATTCCCCCATATCCTGCGGCACAATTCCTCCTGTGGCACCATTAGCATCATAGCTTACACGATAAGTGGGGTTTGCTGTCCATTGGGCATATAATGTAACATCCTCTGCCCCCATTTGGAAAGTTGTGTTTACGGCGTAAGCGGTTCCTTTTCCATCTGCTTGTGTATTCCAGCCTATGAAAGTATAACCAGCTTTCACTAGATTTCCACTATTTCCTTGCACTGTTACTAGAGTGTTTTCTTCATATTCCCCCAAATCCTGCGGCACAATTCCTCCTGTGGCACCGTTGGCATCATAGCTTACACGATACGTTGGATTTGCTGTCCATTGGGCATATAATGTAACATCCTCTGCCCCTATTTGGAAAGTTGTGTTTACGGCGTAAGCGGTTCCTTTTCCATCTGCTTGTGTATTCCAGCCTATGAAAGTATAACCAGCTTTCACTAGATTTCCACTATTTCCTTGCACTGTTACTAGAGTGTTTTCTACATATTCCCCCAAATCCTGCGGCACAATTCCTCCTGTGGCACCGTTGGCATCATAGCTTACACGATACGTTGGATTTGCTGTCCATTGGGCATATAATGTAACATCCTCTGCCCCCATTTGGAAAGTTGTGTTTACGGCGTAAGCGGTTCCTTTTCCATCTGCTTGTGTATCCCAGCCTATGAAAGTATAACCAGCTTTCACTAGATTTCCGCTATTTTCTTGCACTGTTACTAGGGTATTTTCTTCATATTCCCCCAAGTCCTGTGGCACAGTTCCTCCTGTGGCACCGTTGGCATCATAGCTTACACGATAAGTGAGGTTTGCTGTCCATTGGGCATATAATGTGACATTCCCTGCCCCCATTTGGAAGGTTGTGTTTACGGCGTAAGCTGTTCCTTTTCCATCTGCTTGTGTATTCCAGCCTATGAAAGTATGACCGGCTTTCACCAAATTTCCACTATTTTCTTGCACTGTTACTAGGATGTTTTCTTCATATTCCCCTAAATCCTGTGGCACAATTCCTCCTGTAGCACCGTTGGCATCATAGCTTACACGATACGTTGGATTTGTTGTCCATTGGGCATATAATGTGATATTCCCTGCCCCCATTTGGAAGGTTGTGTTTACGGCGTAAGCTGTTCCTTTTCCATCTGCTTGTGTATTCCAGCCTATGAAAGTATGACCAGCTTTCACTAGATTTCCACTATTTTCTTGCACTGTTACTAGGGTATTTTCTTCATATTCCCCTAAATCCTGCGGCACAATTCCTCCTGTGGCACCGTTGGCATCATAGCTTACACGATACGTTGGATTTGTTGTCCACTGGGCATATAATGTGATATTCCCTGCTCCCATTTGAAAGGTCGTATTTACGGCATACGCTATTCCTTTTCCATCCGCTTGCGTATTCCAGCCTGTAAATGTATGGCCAGCTTTCTTTAGATGTCCTGTATTATCTAGCACTGTAACAGACATATTTTCCTCGTATGCTCCACTATCAATAGGAACTGTTCCTTCTGTTGCATCGTTAGCATCATAGCTTACTGTATAATAAGGCTGCATTTCATATACACCTAAATCGATGGCAGCCCCTTGAACACGCTTTTTCCCTGCAAGGTCTGTTGCAACTGTATGGGCATTAGAATCCCCTACATCAATCGCTGGTGAACCTATTTTCAAATGCAAGTTTGCACCAGCCGGATGAACAAATACATCTTCTGGCATATAAGTTGCTAGGCTTATCGGGTCACCACTCGCATCAAACAACTGTCCTTTATGGATTCCTGAGCCTGCCAATACGTCGACCAAGCTATTTACAACCTTGCCCCCAAAATTAGTCAGTGCCCCTGTATTTGCATTTCCTATGATGATACTATTAACAATTTGGCTGTGCGCGGCGCCTCCGTGAATCGCTGCTGGTCCATTCGCATATATGGTCGCATTCATTAAATTGATATTTGTCGTATCAAAGCTATATATAGCACTTCCCGCGAAACTATTTTTCGTTAGATTGAAAGTAAATAGTGCATTTATTAATGTTGGGCGTGTATTTGCCGCATTATACATGCCGCCTCCTGTACCGGCTTCATTTGCAGTAAAAGAAACATTTGTGATGGTTGGCTCGCTACCACCACCATTGTATATGCCACCACCTCCATTGTCTGCTATGTTTTCAGAAAAGATGACATCTGTTAAGGACGGACTACTTGCGGAGTTGTACATACCCGCTCCAATACCACCTGAATTAGATTTCTCTGTTGCTCTATTTTCATTAAAATTAACGCCTGTTAAGGTTGGGTTACTATTGTCATTATACATTCCGCCCCCTAACGTCGTTTGATTCATATTAAATATTACATCTGTTAAGACTGGGCTACTGCCATGATTAGACATTCCGCCCCCATACCAAGTTGCTTTATTTTCCTCAAATACTACATCTGTTAAAGTTGGATTACTTGCATTCTTATTGTAGATTCCTCCCCCTTGTTGGTATGCTGTATTTTCATTAAACTTTACATCTATTAGCGTCGGGCTACTGCCAATATTATAAATCCCTCCTCCATAAAATGCCTGATTTCCACTAAACGTTACATTTGTTAAGGCTGGGCTACTGTTACTATTATTCATCCCCCCGCCTGACCAATCTGTTGTATTTTGCTCAAACACTACATCTGTTAGCGTTGGGTTACTGCTACTATTATACATTCCGCCACCTTCCACAGCTGCTTTATTTTGTTTAAATAAGGCATCCGTCAAAGTAGCATTACTGTTCCCAGTATTGTAGACCCCCCCTCCATTGTTTGTTGCATTGTTAGCTGTAAATGCAGTGCGTATTAGGATTGGATTACTGTTATTGTTATAGAGGCCACCACCATCCATTGAAACTCTATTGTTATTAAACATGACATCTGTTAACTGTGGATTACTTGATTCATTGTACATCCCGCCGCCCGAATAGGCTCTATTCTCAATAAATGTTACATTTATTAGGGCTGGATTACTTTCATAATTGTATATTCCTCCGCCATATCGGTAGGCAATATTTGCAGTAAATACTACATTTCTGAGAGTTGGGCTATTTCCACTATTGTACATGCCTCCTCCGTGCATATGCTGGTTTTGTGTAGCATGATTAGGATTCCCTGCTGTAATGATGACGCCATCAAGTATAGCTGTTTCGTTCAAGTGTAAGTTATCTGGATGATAAAATACATGATAAGCATTTCCTCCACTTGGAAGTACACCACTTAATATCGTTTTATTGTTTTGAAAATCCCGCTGTGCTAATGTTTCTTCATCCCCCGCAAATCCTCCATAAATCGCTACACCATTTTTCATTCTAAAATACGCAGTACGAGGGTCACTGCCATTAGCTCGTTTGGTCGGTGCATACGTTCCCGCGGCAATCCAAATTTGGTTGCCAGCGCTAGCCTTATCTAATGCGACTTGCACGCTTTTAACAGCATCAACCCAAGTTGCTCCGCTATTGTTATCATCCCCATTTTCGCTTACATAAATAATTGGATTTGCTGTGAATAATGAAAACGGTTGTGGGCGAATATGAATAAAACGCTTATAAATAGTAGACTGTCCTATAATTCGAAACCAAATCGTATGCTCGCCTTGCTGTTCCCATGTATGCGGTGATGCTAAATTAAATAATGTCCATGAATCCCCTTCATCAATCGACCACTCTACTTGAATAGTGGCGCTATCTGTCGAAGTTGTTGTGACATGAATGGTGACAGGTTCTGTTGCAATATCCCCCCTCCTCGTATAGCTGGTCACCAATTGTTAGCATAATATTTAATGTAGGATTCGTTTCCGCAAATACCGGCATATACCCAAATATAGCATGTGAAAACAACAACAAAATAATAAATAACGACATCCTTTGCTGCCATATTTCTTTCACCAATATCCTCTCCTTTGTGTAATTTGTATTAAAAATAACATATAACTCATTGCTGGTTTTATATTATATTACTCAAAAGTAATATTCAACTATTAAAAAAGAAAATATGTATTTTCTTTTTTAACTTTCTTTAGATAACATACCTTCCAATAATAAATCCACAATATCGTTCGCTATTTCCTCCGGTTCCTTTAGTTTCGTTAGCAATTGTGTAAATGTTAATCGCTCTATTATACCGATTAAGCACTCTGCCACCATTAGCGTATCTACATCTTTCCTAAAATAACCAGCATTAACCTCAAAATCTAGATTACCTCGAATTTGCTCAACCATATGTGCCTTTATTTCATCCGCTTTTGCGGACAAATAAAATCCAATTCGCGTTAAATCTGGATTTTTATCTAGAAATACCAATAACTCTTTTAAATTATACGTAATTCGCGTTTTAATTTTTGCTGATTCCAGCATTGGCTGTAAACGACTTTGCTTTGTATACTCAATAATTCGCATACGAAATAAGTGCTCCAACTCCTCAAAAATTGCTTCTTTGTTTTTAAAATACAAATAGAAAGTAGGCTGACTTAATGACGCACCTTTTACAATTGAGCTTATTTTTGTTTCATGATACCCATTTTGTGCAAATTCTCTCGCAGCTATCTCAAGCAATAATGCTCGACTTTCTTCACCACTTGCTCCTTTGGGTCTTCCTCTCTCTCCCATAAAAAGCACCTCCAATTACAATCCGTTTTTTCCAATAACATATTTATCTATATAAGTATTATAGAGCTTAGAAAAAGAGCTTTCAAATAGTCAATTAAAAGCCCTTCTTATTAAGCACAAAAAACGGGAAAGACAGATGGATATCTGCTTCCCCAACAGCCCTATTATTCGTAATAGCCTTCCGTAGATTTCACGAAATTTTTAAATTGATTTGAATCATGTCCAAACCAAACCTCAGCATCATTTTCAGTGGCGAATTTACGAATCCGCTCCACTGTCGAATTATAACCCACGGAATCATAAATAATACCCGGTGGCTTGACTGGCGGGCCATAACTTTCCGCCGTATAAACGGCATCGGATGCTAGTAAAACATTACCATGACCAGGCAGCTCAACATGTAAGCCAAGCATACCATATGCATGCCCCGGACCAAAATTAATAATCTTGATTCCTTCCACCAGCTGTACCTCTTTTTCATGCGGCTTTATTGTGCGCCAGCGTAATTGATTTTGAATCCATGCCATGACATCACCCCAAATATATGCACCCATATCACGCGTCATCGCAAATTGCTTCATAACACTCGACAGCTCTGAATCATGCACGATAATTTCCGCATTTGTAAACAACTCCAAACAGCCTGCATGGTCTAAATGCAAATGTGAGGCAATTACATATTTAATATCCTCTGGTCGTACTTTTAATTGCTCTAAACGATTAATCAAATAACATTCTTCGCTCGCAAATGTTGGGAAGGCCTTTTGTATTCCTTCAGGCCAACGCCCATCTTCCCCCATACCATCGGGATTACAGCCTGTGTCAAATAAGATTTTCCCTTCTGGATGGTCAATTAATACAGCGTAAATCGGAAATTCTACAAACTCTGCTGGTGGATTAGGATTATCAATTGTCGCAGGGTTATGCATGGCAATCATATAATTTTTATCCATCTTCATTGTTCCAGTGTCTAATACATATAACTTTTTGTTATTACACATTTTTCTATCCCCTTTGCTGTTTGATTAATTCTATTTATTTGAAAACGACGGCATCATATGCTGCCTTATAAATAGCAAAAATATCATCCTTCCCTAACGGCATCGGACTGCGCGCTAGGAGTCGCGTTTGCTTTGCTGCATCCTCCGTTAAGCCGGTAAGTGCCTCTTCACTAATATCGAAGCCTTTCAAGCTTGAAGGGATACCTACATCTTCAACAAGGCGCTGCAATTCCTGTACACATTTATGCGATGCCTCCTCCTGTGATAAATAGCCACTATTGAAGCCCATAGCATTATAAATGTCTTTCATGCGCTTTTCACAAGATGGACGGATATAGCCCATTACATACGGCAATAAAACCGCATTGGAGTCACCATGCGCGATATGGAATTGTCCACCCAATGGATAAGCTAGTGCATGTACACCCGCAACACCTGCATTGAAAAATGCTAGGCCCGCTAAATAACTCCCATAGCTCATATCGATACGTGCCTGCTGATTTTGCCCATCCTTTACCGCACTACGAATGGATTGGCTAATTAATTGTATCGCCTGCAATGCTAATGCGTCAGAAACCGCACTAGCATTTTGCGATACATATGCCTCAATCGCATGAGTTAAAGCATCTACTCCCGTTGCCGCTGTTACTTTTGGTGGTAACGACATTGTCAACTCTGGGTCAACAATCGCTACATCTGCCAGCAAATAGTCATGTGTTACGACATCTTTCGTACTTTCTAATGAAACAACAGCAATATTTGTGACTTCTGAGCCAGTACCAGATGTTGTAGGAATTAATATTGTCGGCAGCCCTTTCTGTTCAATGGAGCGAGTAGCGCTTAAATTTAAGTAATCTTTGACATCACCTTCATGCACTGAAATTACGCCAGCTAATTTAGCTAAATCGAGCGCACTCCCCCCACCTAGCCCGACAACGATATCATTTTGATGTTCCCTTGCGTAAGCTACTAATTCCTCCGCTACAGCTACTGGGGGCTCTGGCACAACCTTTGTATAAATATTGATAGTTAAATTCAACTCTTCAAGCAGTGCAATGATTTTTTGCGTTAAGCCCATTTCGTGCAAGAAAGGATCTGTCACTAATAATACTTTTTGACCTTTTAAGCGTTGTACCTCTTGCTGTAAATAGCTAAGGGAGCCCCAGCCTGTGTAACTTAAAGGTACAAATGTAATCTTTTCAGCCATCTATAGTCCTCCTTCTTGATTCCAAATAACAAGCTTTGTTTCCGTCATTTCCTGTAATGCATATTTAAGTCCCTCTTTGCCTGTTCCACTTTGCTTTACACCACCATACGGCATTTGATCAACGCGATATGTCGGTATATCGTTAATGATAACACCACCTACTGAGAGATTTTTCGATGCTGTAAAGGCCGTTTGAATATCCTTCGTGAAAATACCTGCCTGCAAGCCATAATCTGAATCATTAATAGCTTCGATTCCCTCCTCTATTGAAGAAATCTTATTTATGCTTACAATCGGTGCAAACACTTCCTGACAGCTAACTTTCGATTTTCTGTCGACATTCGCTAAAATTGTAGGTAATAAAACACCATCTTCCACCTCGCCTCCGTATAGAAGATTTGCACCTTCTGCAATTGCCTCAGTAATCCACTGTATTGCTCGTTGCTGCTCCTTATCATGAATCATGGCAGATATATCCGTCGTTTCATCGAGCGGAGAACCTATTTTCAAGCTTTGTGTTTGAGCAATCATTTCCTCAACAAATGCAGCAAACACCTCTTCCATTACATAAATCCGCTGTAAAGAGATACATACCTGCCCCTGATTAGAAAATGCACCTGTAACGCATTTTCTTACTACATGCTCTATATTTATATTGCGGTCAACAATTAATCCAGAGTTCGACCCTAATTCAAGTGCTAAACGTTTCAATCCCGATTTTTCTTTGATTTGAATACCGACTGCTGGACTACCCGTAAATGTAATCATTTTCACCTTATCGCTCTCAACAAGTGCATCACCAACGATACCACCACTCCCTAGCACGACATTAAATGCACCTTTAGGTAAATCGGTACAATCAATGATTTCTGCTAAAAACAACGCAGATAGTGGAGTCTGTGAGGCAGGTTTTAGTACAATCGTATTCCCAGCAGCAATTGCTGGTCCGACTTTATGCGCTACTAAATTTTGCGGAAAATTAAAGGGCGTAATAGCAGCAATTATTCCTAATGGCTGCTCTAGCGTATAAGCAAAACGATTTTCCCCGGTTTTCGCTGCATCCATTGGAATCATTTCCCCAATAAGACGCTTAGCCTCATCAC from Metasolibacillus fluoroglycofenilyticus includes these protein-coding regions:
- the ahlS gene encoding AhlS family quorum-quenching N-acyl homoserine lactonase → MCNNKKLYVLDTGTMKMDKNYMIAMHNPATIDNPNPPAEFVEFPIYAVLIDHPEGKILFDTGCNPDGMGEDGRWPEGIQKAFPTFASEECYLINRLEQLKVRPEDIKYVIASHLHLDHAGCLELFTNAEIIVHDSELSSVMKQFAMTRDMGAYIWGDVMAWIQNQLRWRTIKPHEKEVQLVEGIKIINFGPGHAYGMLGLHVELPGHGNVLLASDAVYTAESYGPPVKPPGIIYDSVGYNSTVERIRKFATENDAEVWFGHDSNQFKNFVKSTEGYYE
- a CDS encoding TetR/AcrR family transcriptional regulator produces the protein MGERGRPKGASGEESRALLLEIAAREFAQNGYHETKISSIVKGASLSQPTFYLYFKNKEAIFEELEHLFRMRIIEYTKQSRLQPMLESAKIKTRITYNLKELLVFLDKNPDLTRIGFYLSAKADEIKAHMVEQIRGNLDFEVNAGYFRKDVDTLMVAECLIGIIERLTFTQLLTKLKEPEEIANDIVDLLLEGMLSKES
- the sigW gene encoding RNA polymerase sigma factor SigW, with product MDALVNKRIRQVLKGDQNAYADIVNLYQHKLYQICYRMLGNKQEAEDIAQEAFVRAYINLHSYDQKRKFSTWIYRIATNLCIDRIRKKKPDYYLDAEVAGTDGLDMYSQIAADEQLPEEAAMQMELQDRIQYEISRLPDKYRSVIVLKYIEELSLQEISEILDMPLGTVKTRIHRGREALRKQLNNL
- a CDS encoding InlB B-repeat-containing protein; the protein is MTSYTRRGDIATEPVTIHVTTTSTDSATIQVEWSIDEGDSWTLFNLASPHTWEQQGEHTIWFRIIGQSTIYKRFIHIRPQPFSLFTANPIIYVSENGDDNNSGATWVDAVKSVQVALDKASAGNQIWIAAGTYAPTKRANGSDPRTAYFRMKNGVAIYGGFAGDEETLAQRDFQNNKTILSGVLPSGGNAYHVFYHPDNLHLNETAILDGVIITAGNPNHATQNQHMHGGGMYNSGNSPTLRNVVFTANIAYRYGGGIYNYESNPALINVTFIENRAYSGGGMYNESSNPQLTDVMFNNNRVSMDGGGLYNNNSNPILIRTAFTANNATNNGGGVYNTGNSNATLTDALFKQNKAAVEGGGMYNSSSNPTLTDVVFEQNTTDWSGGGMNNSNSSPALTNVTFSGNQAFYGGGIYNIGSSPTLIDVKFNENTAYQQGGGIYNKNASNPTLTDVVFEENKATWYGGGMSNHGSSPVLTDVIFNMNQTTLGGGMYNDNSNPTLTGVNFNENRATEKSNSGGIGAGMYNSASSPSLTDVIFSENIADNGGGGIYNGGGSEPTITNVSFTANEAGTGGGMYNAANTRPTLINALFTFNLTKNSFAGSAIYSFDTTNINLMNATIYANGPAAIHGGAAHSQIVNSIIIGNANTGALTNFGGKVVNSLVDVLAGSGIHKGQLFDASGDPISLATYMPEDVFVHPAGANLHLKIGSPAIDVGDSNAHTVATDLAGKKRVQGAAIDLGVYEMQPYYTVSYDANDATEGTVPIDSGAYEENMSVTVLDNTGHLKKAGHTFTGWNTQADGKGIAYAVNTTFQMGAGNITLYAQWTTNPTYRVSYDANGATGGIVPQDLGEYEENTLVTVQENSGNLVKAGHTFIGWNTQADGKGTAYAVNTTFQMGAGNITLYAQWTTNPTYRVSYDANGATGGIVPQDLGEYEENILVTVQENSGNLVKAGHTFIGWNTQADGKGTAYAVNTTFQMGAGNVTLYAQWTANLTYRVSYDANGATGGTVPQDLGEYEENTLVTVQENSGNLVKAGYTFIGWDTQADGKGTAYAVNTTFQMGAEDVTLYAQWTANPTYRVSYDANGATGGIVPQDLGEYVENTLVTVQGNSGNLVKAGYTFIGWNTQADGKGTAYAVNTTFQIGAEDVTLYAQWTANPTYRVSYDANGATGGIVPQDLGEYEENTLVTVQGNSGNLVKAGYTFIGWNTQADGKGTAYAVNTTFQMGAEDVTLYAQWTANPTYRVSYDANGATGGIVPQDMGEYEENTLVTVQGNSGNLVKAGYTFTGWNTQADGKGTAYAVNTTFRMKAGNVRLYAQWKSNTLNEEKNPSNPPASGGGSSSNPPLDRDSNIAIPIKIFFETSGGELLEAIEINHNTRIFDLPVPIKEGFMFEGWYTDKTLTERWVGDTLVTENLTLYAKWIELAKELPTEKTFKDIENHWAKEMIEALTAQGIIQGYEDGTFRPNESVSRMHVAALLTRAFSFEPVRLASDFTDVSPAHPYYDAIKVLQQARIVDGVNGAFLPTEKMTRAQLAKILVGVLGLTPEGTTSFIDVDSAHWSAGYIAVLEREGIALGDNGEFRPNESVTRAQFVAFLSRIYTASKDVVLLDDESFE
- the rocF gene encoding arginase, which encodes MNKSVAIIGVPSDYGQRRRGVDMGPSAIRYAGVVERLEALGYTVKDEGDIRVEKVPVKQEQNEKLLNLDEVVEVCSKLAQKVEGAVNDKRTPLVLGGDHSIAIGTLAGLEKYKNLGVIWFDAHADINTPESTPSGNIHGMPLAVSLGLGHERLTSIHHAGPKVKAENIIIIGARSVDEGERELIKEKNIKVYTMHEIDRLGMTAVMEDAIRYLQKRGVDGVHLSLDLDGLDPLYTPGVGTPVAGGITYRESHLAMEMLQESEMITSVEFVEVNPILDDKNKTANVAVALIGSLFGETLV
- a CDS encoding iron-containing alcohol dehydrogenase, encoding MAEKITFVPLSYTGWGSLSYLQQEVQRLKGQKVLLVTDPFLHEMGLTQKIIALLEELNLTINIYTKVVPEPPVAVAEELVAYAREHQNDIVVGLGGGSALDLAKLAGVISVHEGDVKDYLNLSATRSIEQKGLPTILIPTTSGTGSEVTNIAVVSLESTKDVVTHDYLLADVAIVDPELTMSLPPKVTAATGVDALTHAIEAYVSQNASAVSDALALQAIQLISQSIRSAVKDGQNQQARIDMSYGSYLAGLAFFNAGVAGVHALAYPLGGQFHIAHGDSNAVLLPYVMGYIRPSCEKRMKDIYNAMGFNSGYLSQEEASHKCVQELQRLVEDVGIPSSLKGFDISEEALTGLTEDAAKQTRLLARSPMPLGKDDIFAIYKAAYDAVVFK
- a CDS encoding aldehyde dehydrogenase family protein; this encodes MEQKMYINGEWVSTAEYAELKSPYTKEVIAKIPQATREHVSAAVEAAQRAQQAMTNLTALERANILYAIAKAFASKRLEAATIISRESSKPLKYALSEIDRTIETYRFAGDEAKRLIGEMIPMDAAKTGENRFAYTLEQPLGIIAAITPFNFPQNLVAHKVGPAIAAGNTIVLKPASQTPLSALFLAEIIDCTDLPKGAFNVVLGSGGIVGDALVESDKVKMITFTGSPAVGIQIKEKSGLKRLALELGSNSGLIVDRNINIEHVVRKCVTGAFSNQGQVCISLQRIYVMEEVFAAFVEEMIAQTQSLKIGSPLDETTDISAMIHDKEQQRAIQWITEAIAEGANLLYGGEVEDGVLLPTILANVDRKSKVSCQEVFAPIVSINKISSIEEGIEAINDSDYGLQAGIFTKDIQTAFTASKNLSVGGVIINDIPTYRVDQMPYGGVKQSGTGKEGLKYALQEMTETKLVIWNQEGGL